The genomic interval GTGCTGACTCCCGTGCTGATTTGGCGCTGACTACGGAGCGTTGAACTTCGACATTTGGCGACAGGCCGGGCGGTACGGAGGATGTGCCGGCCGGACGGTCGCGAGGGTTCCCAGGGGGTCCGCTCTGGGAGATCGTCCGCAGCACGCGAGGCGTCATGAAAACGGTGAGCAGGGCGTGGTGGAGATCGCCACGCGCAGCGCTGTGCGTGAGCGTCATTTGCAGGATCTGGTCGAGGCGAACATGGAGACGGTCCTCGGGGCGCGCTTCCTGGCGAGCGAATACAGCACCGGCGCCCGGCACCGCGGGCGGATCGACTCCCTAGGGCCTGTCTGATGGGCCGGTGACGAACCGAGGGGAGAACTCGTTCCCAGGCATGTGGGACGGGGAGATCTCAGTGATACGCAGGGGCGAATCGACTGGTCAATGGCGAGCGTGGACTCGACGATCTGCGGGGCCCGCCAACACGCTGCGGGTGCCCGTCACCGGGCCCTGACGGTACCGGGCGCACATGACCCGTCAGACGGAACCTGGCCGGCTCCTGGTCTGCCTCCCCGGGTGCCCGGGGAGGCAGATCCGCCGCCTACGCGTCGATGATGACCTCGAACGCCTCGCCCTGCATGATGCGGTCGGACGTCACCGCCCTCCCGAACTCGGAACCCGCAGCGGAGTTGTCCTTTTCGTCGACATGGGCCCGGATACAGGGCGCGTTGGGCGGGGTGCCCCGGTCGACGGTCACGTTCGCCACGTCCCACACCCCGCCGACCTCGCGCGGGGTGATGTCGATACACAGTTCACCCTCGTTGCCGCCCTGCGTCGACTTGGCGAACGGGTACTCGTCACACGAGTCGTTGGGGATGCCCGTGGCGCCCCGGGGGAACTTGTACTTCCCACGGTCACAGGTCAGGGCCCGCCTGTTCTTGGCCTCCGGGTCGAGCGGGTCAACATGCCACCGGTTCAGCAGGTGCCCGGGGGTGCCGAATTTGCCCGTGAGTTTCTTCTGCGCCCACTCGTAGGCGACGGCCGCCCCCTTGTAGAGCGACCGGTGGAGTGTCACGTTGGCCGTGTGCCCGTCGACAATGCATCCGGGCGGCGATCCGGCCTCCGGTGAGACCTTGTCGTCACAGCGCACCTTGGGGCCGGTCCAGTCCAGGAACCTGTTCACCGGCCTCCCACCGCCGTTGACGGTTTTAATGGTCCCGTTCACGTGGTAGGAGGGCTGGACGATCGTGTCGAAGCCCTTGCCGACCGACGAGCTGTAGGAGAGGCTTCCGTCCTCCCTGCCCTGGCCGTTCTTCAGGAGCACGGGCGCGCCGCCCCAGGCCGGTTCCCCCGCCGTGCACTGGCCGCTGCACGTGGCGCTCAGAGCCATCGTCACAGCGGCGATATTGGGCGTCATGTCAGTGACATAGATCCTGATGTCCTCCTTCCACTGTGCATTGGGCAGGGAGTTCATGGCCGCTGCGGCGAAGACCATGACATGGGCCTCACCGTTCACCTTGCTGTCCTCGCCAAGGGTCACGTACTCGGCCAGGTACCGGGTGCAGTACGCCTTGCGGTTCGAGGCGATGGGCTCGATGGGCTTGTTCGGGTCGGGGTCCATCTTGAGGCAGAGGTCCGCCCCCGGGTTGGCACGGGCCCCCCGGGGGGCTGCGGCGGGCACGGCGGCGAGGGCGGAGGCGGTGGCCGGTCCCGTCTTGACGCAGGTCCAGGCCATGCCCTCGCGCCGGAGGTCGCGCCCGGTTTCCGTACAGTCGCCGTGGCCCTGGGGGACTGTACGGCTCGTGGGCGGTTGGGCGGCGGCCGGTTGGGCGCCCACGGCGCACAGGGCTGCGGTGAGGGCGAGCGAGGCTATCGCTGCCAGGCCGCGTCTGACGTGTTTCAAGAGGTGGTCCCTTCCTCCGGTGGCCCGTTGCGGGCGCACCGAAGGCATGGAACCGGTCAACTCCCGTTCATGCCAACCGAGAACGCGACAGTTCGTGATCGTATTTGGCCAGTTGCGGTACAGACCTGCTGCCCCCGGCGGCGCTAGTTTCACTCACACTCACCTCACAGATCACACACAGGGGGAAGGCAACGATGCGTCGCACAAAAACCCGCCTGAGCAGAGGCATCGGAGCGCTCATAGCCACCGCGACGGCCACCGTGGGCCTGGCCGCCGCCCCGGCCGCCGCCACCCCGGCCGCCCCCGGGCAGACGGTCCAGCCCGGCCAGACCTGTACAGCAGCCGATCTCGGCAGACGCCACCCGGTCATCAAGACGACCGAAGTCACCCCGACGATCACCCACTTCAAGGGCTGGTACGTCACCCAGGGCTCCACCGGCAGCCATACCGTCACCACCAGCACCCAGACCACCATCTCGGTTTCTGTCGGCCTCAACGGCACCGTTCAGGGAAGCTTCGCCGTCGAGGCCCTCGGCAGCGTCGGGGCGAGCCTGGGCCTGAACGTGCAGGTCAACTACTCCTCCACCAGCAGCGAGTCGAACTCCGTCTCCTGGAACTTCTTCGAGCCCGGCTACTACGGCCTCTACAAGGGCACCAAGAAGGTCACCGGCACCTACGGCAGCCTCAACTGCAACCGCATCCAACAGGGCGACGGCAGTTGGGCACTGAAGTGGACCGAGGGCCCTGACAGCGGCAGCTACACCACCTACACCGCCCTCGAAGAAGGCGCGGTGCGCTGCGAGGACAAGGTCCCCGCCAACAGCATCATGGCCAAGGCCCAGGGCCTGTTGGACTGCGGCTCCCCCGCCGCCACCGCGAAGCACCCGGCAG from Streptomyces albireticuli carries:
- a CDS encoding NucA/NucB deoxyribonuclease domain-containing protein → MKHVRRGLAAIASLALTAALCAVGAQPAAAQPPTSRTVPQGHGDCTETGRDLRREGMAWTCVKTGPATASALAAVPAAAPRGARANPGADLCLKMDPDPNKPIEPIASNRKAYCTRYLAEYVTLGEDSKVNGEAHVMVFAAAAMNSLPNAQWKEDIRIYVTDMTPNIAAVTMALSATCSGQCTAGEPAWGGAPVLLKNGQGREDGSLSYSSSVGKGFDTIVQPSYHVNGTIKTVNGGGRPVNRFLDWTGPKVRCDDKVSPEAGSPPGCIVDGHTANVTLHRSLYKGAAVAYEWAQKKLTGKFGTPGHLLNRWHVDPLDPEAKNRRALTCDRGKYKFPRGATGIPNDSCDEYPFAKSTQGGNEGELCIDITPREVGGVWDVANVTVDRGTPPNAPCIRAHVDEKDNSAAGSEFGRAVTSDRIMQGEAFEVIIDA